A genome region from Bacteroidales bacterium includes the following:
- a CDS encoding deoxyguanosinetriphosphate triphosphohydrolase: MNWNTLLSAKRFGLEDRRVSTTADARSQFQRDFDRIIFSSPFRRLQNKTQVFPLPGSIFVHNRLTHSLEVASVGRSIANRVAMELQKRSDISDKDILNELHSIVGAACLCHDMGNPPFGHAGEDAISKYFQEGRGQVLKREMRPEQWNDMVNFEGNANALRLLTHQFRGRREGGFALTYTTLASLIKYPYGSETNSSKYGYFQSEKQTFQKIADELDLEKISDLPGKYARHPLVYIVEAADDICYEIMDIEDAHKLNILDKEKTFDLLLGFFDEQEDKTFLKRKDQVFREVTDLNEQVAYLRASVINKLVNETADIFLSFHDRILQGDFHASLVDRLEGRSREAFDICKNLAFNEIYNHRSVVKVELTGFNVLGTLMEEFTYAVMNQEYNYSQKLLSLIPNQFITGDESTVYEKVRSVIDFVSGMTDLYAVDLYKDIKGISI, from the coding sequence ATGAACTGGAATACTCTATTATCAGCCAAACGCTTTGGGTTGGAGGACCGCAGGGTCAGCACAACCGCTGACGCCCGGTCACAATTTCAGAGAGATTTTGACCGGATTATTTTTTCTTCACCTTTTCGGCGGTTGCAGAATAAAACCCAGGTTTTTCCACTTCCGGGAAGCATCTTCGTTCACAACAGACTGACTCACAGCCTGGAGGTTGCCAGTGTTGGCAGGTCTATTGCGAACCGGGTGGCCATGGAACTTCAGAAAAGGTCGGATATTTCAGATAAAGATATTTTGAATGAACTGCATTCTATAGTAGGAGCAGCCTGTCTTTGTCACGATATGGGAAATCCTCCCTTTGGTCATGCCGGTGAGGATGCCATTTCAAAATATTTTCAGGAAGGAAGAGGGCAGGTTTTAAAGCGTGAGATGCGTCCCGAACAATGGAACGATATGGTTAATTTTGAGGGGAACGCCAACGCCCTTCGTTTATTGACCCACCAATTCAGAGGGAGAAGAGAAGGAGGTTTTGCACTGACCTATACTACGCTTGCTTCCCTGATCAAGTATCCTTACGGGTCGGAAACGAATTCCAGCAAATACGGATATTTTCAGTCTGAAAAGCAAACCTTTCAAAAAATAGCTGATGAACTTGATTTAGAAAAAATTTCAGATCTCCCGGGTAAATATGCCCGGCACCCTTTGGTTTATATTGTTGAGGCGGCTGATGACATCTGCTACGAAATTATGGATATTGAAGACGCCCACAAACTCAATATTCTGGATAAAGAGAAAACATTTGATTTATTATTGGGCTTTTTTGATGAACAAGAGGATAAAACTTTTCTGAAAAGAAAGGATCAGGTATTCCGGGAGGTAACCGATCTGAATGAGCAGGTGGCTTATCTGAGGGCTTCTGTCATCAATAAATTGGTCAATGAAACGGCCGATATATTCCTGTCTTTTCACGACCGCATTCTTCAGGGAGATTTTCATGCTTCTTTGGTTGACCGTTTAGAAGGTAGATCCCGGGAAGCGTTTGATATTTGTAAGAATCTAGCATTTAATGAAATATATAACCACAGGTCGGTGGTTAAGGTTGAGCTCACCGGATTTAATGTCTTGGGAACCCTTATGGAAGAATTTACTTATGCCGTAATGAATCAGGAGTATAATTATTCGCAAAAGCTGCTTTCTTTAATTCCGAATCAGTTTATAACAGGGGATGAGTCTACGGTATACGAAAAAGTCAGGTCGGTCATTGATTTTGTATCGGGGATGACCGACCTGTATGCTGTTGACCTGTATAAGGATATCAAAGGCATCAGTATTTAG
- a CDS encoding ABC transporter ATP-binding protein: MKILTLNNVHKIYEETEVKVHAVNGIDLEFEKGEFSAIVGPSGSGKTTLLNMIGGLDQPTEGEIIINSTNIGDLKPSNLIDFRMYNIGFVFQAYNLIPVLTAKENVEFIMHLQGWPRKEREDRAKELLEAVGLGERMDSRPSKMSGGQQQRVAVARALASKPKFVLADEPTANLDSRSTENLLDIMEKLNREEQMTFIFSTHDSRVVKKAHRVINIEDGKVNSDEIQKKE; this comes from the coding sequence ATGAAAATATTAACGCTCAATAATGTCCACAAAATCTATGAGGAAACAGAAGTTAAGGTGCATGCAGTAAACGGGATAGATCTGGAATTTGAAAAAGGAGAATTTTCTGCTATTGTAGGCCCCTCCGGAAGTGGAAAAACTACTTTGCTGAATATGATCGGTGGTCTTGATCAACCTACGGAAGGAGAGATTATTATAAACAGCACGAATATTGGGGATCTGAAACCCTCCAACTTAATTGATTTCCGGATGTATAACATCGGTTTTGTCTTTCAGGCCTATAATCTGATACCTGTATTAACGGCAAAAGAGAATGTGGAGTTCATTATGCATTTGCAGGGTTGGCCCAGGAAGGAGAGGGAAGACAGGGCAAAGGAATTGCTTGAGGCTGTTGGTTTGGGCGAGCGCATGGATTCGCGCCCATCCAAAATGTCCGGCGGGCAGCAGCAGCGTGTTGCCGTAGCCCGTGCACTGGCTTCTAAACCCAAATTTGTACTGGCCGATGAACCGACTGCCAACCTTGATTCCAGATCCACAGAAAACCTGTTGGACATTATGGAAAAATTGAACCGGGAGGAACAGATGACTTTTATTTTTTCAACTCATGATTCCCGGGTGGTGAAAAAAGCCCATAGGGTAATCAATATTGAAGATGGAAAAGTAAACAGCGATGAAATTCAGAAAAAAGAATGA
- the rpsA gene encoding 30S ribosomal protein S1, whose translation MTDQEGKNLREEEYNQESQKSAENEALENKEIEVQEEQDNPHYHTIETAGSGDKPAETTEEEFDWENFEKEQSEYGPQEKKKYEELYDKTLSTIKEKEVVEGTVVSVTKKEVVVNIGYKSEGVVSRNELRHRPDIKPGDTIEVYIESQEDKDGQLILSHKKARTLKAWENVNKAYENDEIIQGYIKCRTKGGMIVDVFGIETFLPGSQIDVKPIRDYDAFVGKTMDFKVVKINHEFRNVVVSHKAIVEEELEQQKKEIISKLEKGQVLEGTVKNITSYGVFIDLGGIDGLIHITDLSWGRVNHPEEIVELDQKLNVVILDFDDEKKRIALGLKQLTPHPWDSLDPNLKVGDVVKGKVVVLADYGAFVEIQPGVEGLIHVSEMSWSQHLRSAQEFLQVGDEVEAQILTLDREERKMSLGIKQLKPDPWENIEEKYPVDSKHKATVRNFTNFGVFVELEEGVDGLIHISDLSWTKKINHPAEFVSIGDEIEVKVLEIDKDNRRLSLGHKQLEENPWDAFEQVFTEGSIHEGTVIDVFDKGAMVALPYGVEGFVAPKHLVKEDGNTAKVDEKLSFKVIEFNKEGKKIVLSHRRVYEDEKRDKEKAQTKTTRKNMKKVNKNVEKTTLGDISDLASLKDEMQTHSKAEARKKAEEWEEKAKAQKEESDTTEETGEKEEKETQEQDSGVSDSEQKETQAKTEEEGQQEETGSEEQSAGQEEQTDVQNQTATEEENSDVEAKQGENESTEEKEESKEDEGDKESGNEEEKQ comes from the coding sequence ATGACAGACCAAGAAGGAAAAAATCTAAGAGAAGAAGAGTACAATCAGGAATCACAGAAGAGTGCTGAGAACGAGGCACTGGAAAACAAAGAAATTGAGGTGCAGGAAGAACAGGACAATCCCCATTACCACACCATCGAAACAGCAGGAAGTGGAGATAAACCCGCAGAAACCACGGAAGAAGAATTTGACTGGGAAAACTTCGAAAAGGAACAATCGGAATACGGTCCTCAGGAAAAGAAAAAATATGAGGAACTATACGATAAAACCCTTTCCACCATAAAGGAAAAAGAAGTGGTAGAAGGTACGGTTGTTTCCGTGACCAAAAAAGAAGTTGTGGTCAACATTGGCTATAAATCAGAAGGTGTTGTCAGCCGGAATGAACTAAGACACAGACCCGATATAAAACCCGGAGATACGATAGAGGTTTATATTGAAAGCCAGGAAGACAAAGACGGACAACTCATACTTTCCCACAAAAAAGCCAGAACGTTAAAAGCTTGGGAGAATGTCAATAAGGCATACGAAAACGATGAAATCATACAGGGATATATCAAGTGCCGTACCAAAGGCGGAATGATTGTTGATGTTTTCGGGATCGAAACCTTCCTTCCCGGTTCACAGATTGATGTGAAACCTATTAGAGACTATGACGCTTTTGTAGGAAAAACAATGGATTTTAAGGTTGTAAAAATCAATCATGAATTCCGCAATGTTGTAGTATCCCACAAGGCTATTGTTGAAGAAGAGCTTGAACAGCAGAAGAAAGAAATCATTTCCAAACTTGAAAAAGGACAGGTACTGGAAGGTACCGTCAAAAATATAACTTCATACGGTGTATTCATCGACTTAGGCGGAATTGATGGCTTGATTCACATCACCGACCTTTCCTGGGGACGTGTGAATCATCCCGAAGAGATCGTCGAACTGGATCAGAAGCTAAATGTAGTAATTCTTGACTTTGACGATGAAAAGAAACGCATTGCACTTGGATTGAAGCAGCTTACCCCACACCCATGGGATTCACTGGACCCCAACCTCAAAGTAGGCGATGTGGTAAAAGGGAAAGTTGTAGTATTGGCTGATTACGGAGCCTTTGTCGAAATACAGCCGGGTGTTGAAGGCCTGATCCACGTTTCCGAAATGTCCTGGTCACAACATCTGCGTAGTGCCCAGGAATTTCTCCAGGTTGGCGATGAAGTGGAAGCACAAATTCTTACACTCGACCGGGAAGAACGAAAAATGTCACTGGGTATCAAGCAATTGAAACCCGATCCCTGGGAAAACATTGAAGAAAAATATCCTGTTGACAGTAAGCATAAAGCAACTGTTAGAAACTTCACCAACTTCGGAGTATTTGTTGAACTTGAAGAAGGAGTTGACGGGTTAATTCATATATCAGACCTTTCCTGGACCAAGAAGATAAATCATCCTGCGGAATTTGTATCCATAGGGGATGAAATCGAAGTAAAAGTACTGGAAATTGATAAAGACAACCGCAGATTAAGCCTCGGACATAAACAGCTTGAGGAGAATCCATGGGATGCTTTTGAACAAGTCTTTACCGAAGGGTCCATTCATGAAGGAACGGTTATCGATGTATTCGACAAGGGAGCTATGGTAGCTCTGCCTTATGGAGTTGAAGGATTTGTAGCCCCGAAACATCTGGTTAAAGAAGACGGAAATACTGCTAAAGTAGATGAAAAGCTTTCTTTCAAAGTAATTGAGTTCAACAAAGAAGGCAAGAAAATCGTGCTTTCTCACCGCAGGGTTTATGAAGACGAAAAGCGGGATAAGGAAAAGGCACAAACCAAGACCACCAGGAAGAACATGAAAAAGGTCAATAAAAATGTAGAAAAGACCACCCTGGGAGATATATCAGATTTGGCTTCACTGAAGGATGAGATGCAGACTCATAGCAAAGCAGAAGCCAGGAAAAAAGCTGAAGAATGGGAGGAAAAGGCCAAAGCTCAAAAAGAAGAAAGTGACACCACAGAGGAAACTGGAGAAAAAGAGGAAAAGGAAACACAAGAGCAGGATTCCGGTGTAAGCGACTCTGAACAAAAGGAGACACAAGCTAAAACTGAAGAAGAAGGGCAGCAGGAAGAAACCGGCTCAGAAGAGCAATCAGCCGGGCAGGAAGAGCAGACTGATGTTCAGAATCAAACTGCAACCGAAGAGGAAAACAGTGATGTAGAAGCAAAACAAGGAGAAAACGAAAGCACGGAAGAAAAAGAGGAGAGCAAAGAAGATGAAGGGGACAAGGAAAGCGGCAATGAAGAAGAAAAGCAATAA
- a CDS encoding SiaB family protein kinase → MDYQITGKFIEKLEQISRQLKLKKSTHRKIVTLMVEIIENNYKYVNELDDHIVSKSHKKPYFLLKKEEDFFRLESGNPILKKDAETLKKKLDYINQLSYDELQELYKNTMANGIYENKKGAGLGILKMTKISKNNIYYRIVDITEHLAYYTIRVYVPLNL, encoded by the coding sequence TTGGACTATCAAATAACAGGAAAGTTTATAGAAAAACTGGAGCAAATTAGCAGGCAACTGAAACTGAAAAAATCTACCCACAGGAAAATTGTTACCTTAATGGTCGAAATCATCGAAAATAACTATAAATACGTTAATGAACTGGACGACCACATAGTCAGTAAATCCCATAAAAAACCTTATTTCCTGCTAAAAAAAGAGGAAGACTTCTTTAGGCTCGAATCCGGAAATCCCATTCTTAAAAAAGATGCGGAAACACTAAAAAAGAAACTTGATTACATCAATCAATTGTCTTACGATGAATTGCAGGAGCTTTACAAAAACACTATGGCCAATGGAATTTATGAAAATAAGAAGGGAGCAGGTTTAGGCATCCTAAAAATGACCAAAATCTCAAAGAATAATATTTACTATAGAATTGTCGATATTACGGAGCATTTAGCCTATTACACGATCAGGGTGTATGTTCCTTTAAATTTATAA
- a CDS encoding ribonuclease Z: MKFELTILGSSSALPTSGRNLTAHVLNVYERLFLIDCGEGTQIQLRRNKIKFGKINHIFISHLHGDHFYGLFGLISSFNLLDRKKDLHIYAHKPLKKGIDFIRKNFEGSLNYTIHFHPVNPDEKELIFEDKRVKVYSFPLKHKIPASGFLFAEKPRLPNIKKSYVEKYNISVKNIRQIKNGGDYTKPDGRIIPHTEITEPPYRQRSYAFCSDTAYNEEILPVINNVDLLYHEATFQEEHKEEADKTLHSTAGQAAEIARKSQAKKLIVGHFSARYKNIDHLINEAKEIFRETIPAEDGMVYEIKPYRIKRSHSSG; encoded by the coding sequence TTGAAATTTGAACTGACAATATTGGGAAGTAGCTCTGCTTTACCAACTTCTGGAAGAAACTTAACCGCTCATGTACTTAATGTATATGAGCGGTTATTTTTAATTGATTGTGGAGAGGGGACGCAAATACAGCTCAGACGCAATAAGATCAAATTCGGAAAAATCAACCATATCTTCATAAGCCATCTTCACGGCGATCACTTCTATGGCCTGTTCGGTCTGATTTCCTCCTTTAACCTGCTCGACCGTAAAAAAGATCTCCATATATATGCCCATAAGCCTTTAAAAAAAGGCATCGATTTCATCAGAAAAAACTTTGAAGGCTCATTGAATTATACCATTCATTTTCATCCGGTCAACCCGGATGAAAAAGAGTTAATCTTTGAAGACAAACGCGTAAAAGTATATTCTTTTCCCTTAAAACATAAAATCCCCGCCTCCGGATTTCTTTTTGCCGAAAAACCACGGCTGCCGAATATCAAAAAAAGTTATGTGGAAAAATATAACATTTCTGTTAAAAATATCCGCCAAATCAAAAACGGCGGAGATTACACCAAACCTGACGGCAGGATAATACCCCATACAGAAATCACCGAACCACCCTATCGTCAGAGAAGTTACGCTTTCTGTTCAGATACCGCCTATAACGAAGAGATATTACCCGTTATAAACAATGTGGACCTTTTGTATCATGAAGCCACCTTTCAGGAAGAACATAAGGAGGAGGCAGATAAAACCCTGCATTCAACCGCCGGACAAGCTGCCGAAATAGCCAGAAAATCTCAGGCAAAGAAACTTATTGTCGGACATTTTTCAGCACGGTATAAAAATATTGATCACCTGATTAACGAAGCAAAAGAAATTTTCCGGGAAACCATTCCCGCAGAGGACGGAATGGTATATGAAATTAAACCTTACCGGATAAAAAGATCCCATAGTAGCGGGTAG
- a CDS encoding S41 family peptidase, which translates to MLTLRRNIILLPLLIVFLIPKSGSGQIFNDDMYKFGKALHFISSYYIDSVDRSHLVEKAVKEMISDLDPHTTYLTKEEVQAMNEPLQGNFEGIGIQFNIYKDTIYVISPISGGPSEKVGIQAGDRIIKINGETVAGIEISTSGVRDRLLGEKGTKVDVTVKRPGMEKLLHFTITRDEIPIHSMDAAYMADDNTGYIKLNRFAQTTNDEFTSAVKKLKKEGANSFILDLRDNGGGYLEQAIELADEFLDDNKLIVYTEGLKVKREENYATKEGISKDEKLVILIDEGSASASEIVAGAVQDWDRGLIIGRRSFGKGLVQRPVSLPDGSMIRLTVARYHTPTGRVIQKPYNNGREDYKTDIIKRFNKGEMSSADSIDFPDSLKYRTKTNERVVYGGGGIMPDIFIPLDTTAYSNYLDQLIRSGIINSYILNYIDQNRETLENDYPSFDHYKEQFEVTEKMMDDLAEMATEEGIALNEKELEKSGEEIKLQLKGLIARDMWDMNEYFQIVNENDEGYLEAKEVLNNWDQSSANYLKE; encoded by the coding sequence ATGTTAACATTAAGAAGAAACATCATACTCCTCCCCCTGCTCATTGTGTTTTTGATACCCAAATCAGGGAGCGGGCAGATTTTTAACGATGATATGTATAAATTCGGTAAAGCCCTGCATTTTATCTCTTCTTATTATATTGATTCGGTGGACCGTTCACATTTGGTTGAAAAGGCCGTCAAAGAAATGATTTCCGATCTGGACCCCCATACCACCTACTTAACCAAAGAAGAGGTGCAAGCCATGAATGAACCGCTTCAGGGGAACTTTGAAGGGATTGGTATTCAATTTAACATTTATAAAGATACCATATATGTTATATCCCCCATTTCAGGTGGACCCTCGGAGAAAGTTGGGATTCAGGCTGGTGATCGAATTATCAAAATAAACGGTGAGACGGTGGCCGGAATCGAAATTTCTACTTCCGGTGTGCGTGACAGGCTGCTGGGTGAAAAAGGGACCAAGGTGGATGTAACCGTTAAAAGACCCGGCATGGAAAAATTGCTGCACTTTACCATAACCCGCGATGAAATCCCCATTCATAGTATGGATGCAGCATACATGGCGGATGATAACACCGGTTACATTAAACTTAACCGTTTTGCCCAGACTACCAATGACGAGTTTACATCTGCAGTAAAAAAATTAAAAAAAGAAGGTGCCAATTCATTCATCCTTGATCTCAGAGATAATGGCGGAGGATATTTAGAACAGGCCATTGAGCTGGCGGATGAGTTTCTGGATGACAATAAACTCATAGTTTACACCGAGGGCTTAAAGGTGAAAAGAGAAGAAAATTATGCTACGAAAGAAGGAATTTCTAAAGATGAAAAGCTCGTAATTCTGATTGATGAAGGTTCGGCCTCGGCAAGCGAAATTGTTGCCGGAGCAGTTCAGGACTGGGACCGGGGACTTATCATTGGCAGGAGATCATTCGGCAAAGGCTTGGTACAGAGACCCGTTTCACTGCCAGACGGTTCAATGATCCGGCTCACAGTAGCCCGTTATCATACACCAACAGGGCGAGTCATTCAAAAACCCTATAATAACGGACGGGAGGATTATAAAACAGATATCATAAAAAGATTTAATAAAGGGGAGATGAGCTCAGCAGATAGCATCGATTTCCCCGATTCCCTGAAATATCGTACCAAAACCAACGAAAGAGTTGTATATGGAGGTGGGGGGATCATGCCGGATATCTTCATTCCGCTTGATACCACTGCTTATTCCAATTATTTGGACCAACTTATACGAAGCGGTATAATCAATTCCTATATCCTGAACTATATCGATCAAAACAGGGAAACCCTGGAAAATGACTATCCGTCATTTGACCATTATAAGGAACAATTTGAAGTCACCGAAAAGATGATGGATGATCTGGCGGAGATGGCAACGGAAGAAGGAATTGCACTGAATGAAAAGGAACTCGAAAAATCCGGGGAGGAAATCAAACTTCAGTTAAAAGGACTTATAGCAAGAGATATGTGGGATATGAATGAATATTTCCAAATTGTAAACGAAAATGATGAGGGCTACCTGGAGGCCAAAGAAGTACTGAACAACTGGGATCAATCTTCAGCGAATTATCTGAAAGAGTAA
- a CDS encoding DUF1987 domain-containing protein: MAEKLYIASTSFTPEVDFDPKRHKFKMAGVSRPEDAYEFYEPVLSWVHNYIKGTLEDYEQNKLLNETFIIVFDFEYMNSSSSKYIFQIISNFKKFYEKRLNLNIFWYYDDPDDQILEDGEDFSEIIDIPFNFLIRKN; the protein is encoded by the coding sequence ATGGCAGAAAAATTATACATAGCATCCACTTCTTTTACCCCGGAAGTTGACTTTGATCCGAAAAGACACAAATTCAAGATGGCTGGTGTTTCCAGACCTGAAGACGCGTATGAATTCTACGAACCTGTTCTTTCATGGGTCCATAATTATATAAAAGGGACACTGGAAGATTATGAGCAAAACAAATTGCTGAATGAAACGTTTATTATAGTGTTTGATTTTGAATATATGAACTCTTCCTCCTCCAAGTACATCTTCCAAATTATCTCAAACTTCAAAAAGTTTTATGAAAAGCGGCTGAATTTAAACATTTTTTGGTACTATGACGATCCGGACGATCAGATACTGGAAGACGGTGAGGATTTTAGTGAAATCATCGATATTCCTTTCAACTTTTTAATCAGAAAGAATTAA
- a CDS encoding STAS domain-containing protein — translation MEFNIEKYDNYTSIQVLAEKLDTNVAPSLKSELVLISGKGEKNIIIDLSKVKYCDSNGLSAILVANRLCKNAGGTFVLTGLNDAVDRLITISQLDTVLNIAHSVGEAEEIIKSEEKSRKSGESEDK, via the coding sequence ATGGAATTTAATATAGAAAAATATGATAATTATACATCCATTCAAGTTTTAGCGGAAAAGCTTGATACGAATGTGGCTCCCAGCCTGAAATCAGAATTGGTGCTCATATCAGGAAAGGGAGAAAAAAACATTATCATTGACCTAAGCAAAGTGAAATATTGTGATTCCAATGGGTTAAGTGCTATTTTGGTTGCCAACAGGTTATGCAAAAATGCCGGCGGAACTTTTGTGCTGACGGGTTTAAATGATGCCGTTGACCGATTGATAACCATTTCACAGCTCGATACGGTTCTGAACATTGCTCATAGTGTAGGAGAAGCAGAAGAAATCATAAAATCAGAAGAAAAAAGCAGAAAATCAGGTGAAAGCGAAGACAAATAA
- the guaA gene encoding glutamine-hydrolyzing GMP synthase: protein MQERIIILDFGSQYTQLIARRVRELNVYCDIYPFNKIPEPDESVKGIILSGSPFSVRDKNAPQVNLDKIKGKAPILGICYGAQYIAHHYGGKVLGSETREYGRANLSYIDPQFELLKEVKQNTQVWMSHGDTIAKLPEHYKITASTKDVGVGAYKNEKEPTYGIQFHPEVYHTLEGKKILKNFVVDICGCKQDWTPEVFAETTIRQLKEQLGNDKVLLGLSGGVDSSVTATLLHKAIGTNLICIFVDNGLLRKNEFKKVLDSYKDMGLNVKGVDAKEKFYNDLQGVIDPEEKRKIIGRNFIEVFDNEAKKIKNIQWLAQGTIYPDVIESVSVNGPSVTIKSHHNVGGLPDKMNLRVVEPLRLLFKDEVRRVGETLNVKDELVHRHPFPGPGLGIRIISDITPEKVQLLQEADDIFINGLLEHNLYDKVWQAATILLPIQSVGVMGDERTYENVVALRAVTSTDGMTADWAHLPYEFLAEISSKIINRVKGINRVVYDISSKPPSTIEWE, encoded by the coding sequence ATGCAGGAACGTATCATTATATTGGATTTTGGGTCTCAGTATACACAACTTATTGCAAGACGGGTAAGAGAACTGAATGTATATTGTGACATTTATCCATTCAATAAAATCCCCGAGCCGGATGAATCTGTCAAAGGGATAATATTATCAGGAAGTCCCTTTTCCGTGCGGGACAAAAATGCACCTCAGGTCAATCTCGACAAAATCAAGGGAAAAGCACCCATACTGGGCATCTGTTATGGCGCTCAGTATATAGCCCACCACTACGGGGGAAAAGTGCTGGGTTCTGAAACAAGAGAATACGGAAGGGCCAATCTAAGCTATATTGATCCCCAATTTGAGCTACTGAAAGAAGTAAAGCAAAATACCCAGGTATGGATGTCTCACGGGGATACCATCGCTAAATTACCCGAGCATTATAAAATTACCGCCAGTACGAAAGATGTCGGGGTAGGAGCCTATAAGAATGAAAAGGAACCTACTTATGGTATACAATTCCATCCTGAAGTGTATCACACTCTGGAAGGAAAAAAGATCCTGAAAAATTTTGTAGTGGATATTTGTGGTTGCAAGCAGGACTGGACCCCGGAAGTTTTTGCCGAAACAACCATCAGGCAGCTTAAAGAACAATTGGGAAACGACAAAGTACTACTGGGTCTCTCGGGGGGCGTAGATTCCTCTGTTACGGCTACCCTTCTTCATAAAGCCATAGGAACAAATCTCATTTGTATCTTTGTAGATAACGGATTGCTTCGGAAAAATGAGTTTAAAAAGGTGCTTGATTCCTATAAGGATATGGGATTGAACGTAAAAGGAGTTGATGCAAAAGAAAAATTTTATAACGACCTGCAAGGAGTAATCGATCCGGAAGAAAAACGGAAAATCATTGGCAGGAATTTTATAGAGGTATTCGATAATGAGGCAAAAAAGATAAAAAATATCCAATGGCTTGCCCAAGGAACCATCTATCCTGATGTGATAGAATCCGTATCGGTAAACGGACCCTCTGTAACCATCAAATCGCATCACAATGTCGGAGGGCTTCCGGATAAAATGAATCTCAGAGTAGTTGAACCCCTCAGGCTATTGTTCAAGGACGAAGTAAGAAGAGTAGGTGAAACACTGAATGTCAAAGATGAACTGGTGCACAGGCATCCCTTCCCCGGTCCCGGCCTGGGAATACGGATCATTAGTGATATCACACCCGAAAAAGTTCAGTTGCTGCAGGAAGCCGATGATATATTTATCAACGGATTACTGGAACACAATTTGTATGATAAAGTGTGGCAGGCTGCCACAATATTACTCCCAATACAATCAGTTGGGGTAATGGGCGATGAAAGAACATATGAAAATGTGGTTGCATTAAGAGCAGTTACTTCAACAGATGGAATGACAGCCGACTGGGCTCATCTACCCTATGAATTTCTGGCAGAAATATCCAGCAAAATAATCAACCGGGTAAAAGGCATCAATCGGGTAGTGTACGACATCAGTTCCAAACCCCCTTCAACAATAGAATGGGAATAA